The genomic window AATGGTCACTGCATCGCTGACTTCACTGATTCCAACTGCTGCTCTGTGCCTCGTACCAAATTCTTTTGGAATCAAATTACTTTCTGACAGCGGTAGGTAAGCAGATGCAACGGCAATTTTTCCCTCTTCAATAATCACAGCACCATCATGGAGAGGTGTATTTGGTATAAAGATGTTAATCAATAGTTCGCCTGTGACATCAGCATCCAAACTGATCCCTGTTTCAATATACTCCTCTAACCCGGTATTTCTGGCAACAGTTATCAACGCACCTATTTTCCGTTTGGACATATATTGAATGGCCTTATCAAATGCGAGAATCATCTTCTCATCTTCCTGCTGCTCACTTTTAGACGCTTTGAAAAACGAGCTTCGACCCAAATGTTCCAAGCCTCGCCGGACCTCTGGTTGAAAAATTACCACCGCTGCAATCACACCATACATAATGACCTGATTCATTAACCAAGACAGCGTGTGCAATCCAATGATTTCACTTATCATTCGAATGATAATAAAGACTGCTACACCTTTTAATAATTGAACGGCTTTTGTTCCTTTTACAAGCATGATCAGCTTATATACTAAGTACCATACGACTAAAACATCAATAATATTTATAATAAAATTACTGGACAACAAGTCATTGGACGTAAATTTCTGCCAATAGCTTACATCAAAAAATTGACTGATTTGAAAAGCTGTCATATAAGTTATCACTTCTCTCTGAAGATTTCCTTTTTTTAGTATAGCATAAATTTTTTAGGGATTACAGAATACTGAAAATTGAAAGAAACTTTTATGAAATAGGACATAGTTTTTTCGAAATAAAAAAGCTTTTGAAGAAAAGCGTGGAACATAATTCAGTCCCGCACT from Enterococcus sp. 9E7_DIV0242 includes these protein-coding regions:
- the cdaA gene encoding diadenylate cyclase CdaA produces the protein MTAFQISQFFDVSYWQKFTSNDLLSSNFIINIIDVLVVWYLVYKLIMLVKGTKAVQLLKGVAVFIIIRMISEIIGLHTLSWLMNQVIMYGVIAAVVIFQPEVRRGLEHLGRSSFFKASKSEQQEDEKMILAFDKAIQYMSKRKIGALITVARNTGLEEYIETGISLDADVTGELLINIFIPNTPLHDGAVIIEEGKIAVASAYLPLSESNLIPKEFGTRHRAAVGISEVSDAVTIIVSEETGDVSLTLNNELIPRLTQEEYLKILREELVPDEEKKSRKNILQHFIDGVTKGGKKK